The region ATGAGCTTAGATTTACGGTATGCCACAAACCTAAAAAAAGTTTTTGCTTAGGCAGGTAATAAAGAGAAGTTTTAAGGTGTCTGCTCTTCTGCCTTAGATAGCTTTTTAATGAATTGGGCGGATCAGAAAAAACAAATGTATCAGGTTCGACAATAGTACCAATTAACATTTTACTTTTAACTGCTTCGCGCAAAAGCAAATCATCATCACCGGAAATTGTTTGGGTAGTATTGGAATAACCGCCAACACGATTAAACGAATTTTTTCTGAATGCAAAACTTCTTGCAGAAGCAGAATAAGGTATGTTCAATCCAACTGCTGATATAGTTAAATAGGTATTTCTGAAGTTTTCAAATGCAGCTAACTTCTGAATAAAATAACTTCCGCTTTTTATCGGTGAAACACCGAATGCAAAATCAAATCCTGCATCAAGTTTACCAGCAGTTTCTTTCAGCCAATTATTTTCAGGTCTGCAGTCTGCATCTGTTATAACGATTAGATTATACTTTGAGTTTTCAATACCCAGTTGCAATGCACCTTTTTTACCTTCAAACTTTTTTTTGTCCGCTTTTATCAGTTTATAATTTGTCTTTGATTTGATATACTCTTTAATCAGCTCGTTAGTTTTATCGGTAGAATTATCATCAACAAGTATTACTTCAAATTTTTCAACAGGATAATTTATTTTATCTAATGATTCAAACAGCAAAGGAATATTTTCCTCTTCATTCTTTGCTGCTATCACAACGGATAACTCTGGTTTATTTATGCTGCCTGATTTTTGTTTAATCTGATATAAATATCCTTTATAAACACTAACAGCCATCAGAAGAAAAAAAAATATTATAGAATAAATTGTAATTTGAATTTCCATTTTACACTAACGATTAGCTAAATACTCTTCCCAAATTTTATACAACTGATAAGTAGCATAAATATCTTTTGAACAATAGACTGCGATATCTTTTATTTTACCTGCTTCATAAAGGGTTTTCACTTCCATTCCCGATATATCTTTTGATTTTGGAGATTCAATTCCAAATGCGTGACAATAAAAATCAAGATTAAATTTTCTTGTTGTACTGTAAAAAGTAAATTGCTCGAGCAGATCAATATGCTCATCACCATACCGGTATGCCATTAAGTTTTTGCTTGGCTTAATTTTCAGAATTGCAGAACGCATCATTAAGAAAGGAACATCAAAATTTCTCCCGTTAAATGTTACAAATTGATCAACATATTTTGCAATTCTCCAGAATGACTCCAGCATTTCTTTTTCAGTTAAGCCTTTATAAAATACATTTGTATTTTCAGAATTCCATTCTTCTGATTTTTCTGATTCGTAGTACACATAAGATTTATCTTTCATAACATCATACATGCCAATTGCAATACACCTTGCAGTAAAGGGATAAAGCGAGGTATATCGAATAGTCTCATCTTTCATTGTTTCTCTCTTTACCGGATCATTTTCTTTTTCAGAGTACTTTAATAAATATTCCCGCTGGCTATCAGAAAGAGAATCGAAAGGAACAGAACAAGTTTCAATATCAAAGATTAGTTTACGCATTTTAACCTCCAAATAATGAATTAAGAATGTCATTGTAAATCCCTGATTCTATCGGGGTGAAGCAATCCGCAACCATAAATTATATTGTTTAGTTCGAGGATTTACTCGCAACGACAATTATTGAAGAATCTCAACTCCAGGTTCAAATGTTTTAATCTTTTCAATAAACTCATTTGTTAATGGTGTTGATTTCCTTGTTTTGGGATCAACAAAAACTACTACTCCTTTACCATCAACAATGATTGAACCGCTTTTTTTATTTACAATTATATGATCATATCCAAAAGAAGATTTTTTTATATATGATATCCTGGAGTAAATATCCAACTCATCATCAAAATAAGAATGTCCGCGATAATTAATTTCATTCCTAACCATAAAAAACAAATTACCGTCTGAAAAAATTCCTCCCTTAGGAATTAAGCCGGCAGCTTTAATATATTCAAGTCTCGCTGTTTCAAAATAATTTATGTAAACGGCGTTGTTACAGACACCAAGCATATCTACTTCGTGAAAGCGTACCTTAACTGATGTCTTATGTGTAAAATCTTTTATTTCCATTTATTTTTCCATTGCTACATCGTTGTATTGCTTCATTGTTAAAATTAAAACAATTGAACAATGAGATAATCCAACAATTTAATTAACTAAATACTTCATCAATTATATCAGCAGCTTTTTTAACATCATCAAAAGAAACATCCAGATGTGTAATAGCGCGTATCAAATCTACTTTACCTATTGAAAGAAGTAATCCCTTATCCTTGGATTTTTTTATTCCTTCTTCAACAGAGATATTTTTTGGACGAAAAAGCAGAATGTTTGTCTGCACTGCTTTCAAGTCAATCTCAAGATTTGTATTTGCATTAATTCTTTCGGCAAGAAATTTAGCTTTCTCATGATCATCTTTTAACCGATCAATATTATTCTGTAAAGCATACAAACCGGCAGCAGCAATAATTCCGGCTTGTCTCATTCCCCCGCCCCAGGCTTTTCGAATCCGGTAAGCCTCTTTGATAAAGTCTTTTGACCCAGCAATGATAGAACCAACCGGTGCGCCTAATCCTTTTGATAAGCAGCAGGAAACTGAATCGAAGTGTGAGGCATAATCCTTTACAGAAATGCCGGATGCAACAGAAGCATTCCAGATTCTTGCTCCATCTAGATGATAGTTAAGATTATATTTTTTTGCTAATTCCTTTAATGCAATAATATTTTCAATCGGACAGATTGTTCCGCCAGCACGATTATGAGTGTTTTCTATTTCAATAACTTTTGTCCTTGGCATATAATAAGCAGAAGAGGGACGGATAAATAATTCAACCTGTTCAACAGTAATAATTCCATATTTACCATCTATCGGATTAAGCTGAATACCGCTTAATGCAGCTGGTGAACCAGATTCATAATTAAAGATGTGGGCATCACGTTCGCATATAACTTCATCACCGGGTTTTGTTAAAATATTTAAGCAAATCTGATTTCCCATCACTCCGCTTGATACAAAAAGCGCTGCTTCTTTACCAAGTAAATCAGCAGCATATTGCTCAAGTTTGTTTACTGTTGGATCTTCTTTAAATACATCATCGCCTACTTCGGCATTATACATTGCTTTTCGCATTGCTTCTGAGGGACGTGTAACTGTATCGCTTCTAAGGTCAATCATTTTTTACTCCATATCATTGCGAACATGGTTTCACTAAACGAAGCAATATAAATAAATAATTACATATCACTTCGCTTTTGGTCGCGATGATATTAATTATTATAACTTAAATTTTTTCTTCATCCACATTAAAATATTAATACCAAAAATCCAGAATCCAAATGCAGATGACAGAACCGGAATTATCAACGGATATTTAGTATAGAAAGTTATCTGATCGTTTAATGGAACATCAACAACCAAATAAGTTCGGGTAAACATTTCAGTTTCAACTTCAGTAACGCCAAATTTATTTATCAAACAGCTTATTCCTCCATTGGCACAACGAACTACAGCTCGTCTGTTTTCAACTGCACGTAAATCTGCAAATTCTTTATGTTGATAAGGTCCGCTAAGTTTACCATACCAGCTATCATTTGTAACTACTGTCAGAAACTCAGCGCCGCGTTCAACAAAGTTATTTGGGAATGCCGGAAATACAGATTCATAACAAACCAAGCCTCCGATTTTTACAGTGTCACCATTATCATAAAAATTAAAGACTGTAGTATCCTGTCCGATATTCCAGCCGCTGATTCCTACTCCCCATTTTAGAAGATCACCTAAAAACGGAAGCTGATCAACAAAGGGTGTGTGTTCGCCGAGCGGTACAAGATGAATCTTACCATATCTTTGAACTTCATAAG is a window of Ignavibacterium sp. DNA encoding:
- a CDS encoding glycosyltransferase, producing the protein MEIQITIYSIIFFFLLMAVSVYKGYLYQIKQKSGSINKPELSVVIAAKNEEENIPLLFESLDKINYPVEKFEVILVDDNSTDKTNELIKEYIKSKTNYKLIKADKKKFEGKKGALQLGIENSKYNLIVITDADCRPENNWLKETAGKLDAGFDFAFGVSPIKSGSYFIQKLAAFENFRNTYLTISAVGLNIPYSASARSFAFRKNSFNRVGGYSNTTQTISGDDDLLLREAVKSKMLIGTIVEPDTFVFSDPPNSLKSYLRQKSRHLKTSLYYLPKQKLFLGLWHTVNLSSLFSVVLFPVSFNFIFPFTVKLVYDFYVVTKHQEELGQHFSFWQIIPMQIAFEIFLIINFINSLIGKPEWK
- a CDS encoding ribonuclease H-like domain-containing protein, encoding MRKLIFDIETCSVPFDSLSDSQREYLLKYSEKENDPVKRETMKDETIRYTSLYPFTARCIAIGMYDVMKDKSYVYYESEKSEEWNSENTNVFYKGLTEKEMLESFWRIAKYVDQFVTFNGRNFDVPFLMMRSAILKIKPSKNLMAYRYGDEHIDLLEQFTFYSTTRKFNLDFYCHAFGIESPKSKDISGMEVKTLYEAGKIKDIAVYCSKDIYATYQLYKIWEEYLANR
- a CDS encoding thioesterase family protein, encoding MEIKDFTHKTSVKVRFHEVDMLGVCNNAVYINYFETARLEYIKAAGLIPKGGIFSDGNLFFMVRNEINYRGHSYFDDELDIYSRISYIKKSSFGYDHIIVNKKSGSIIVDGKGVVVFVDPKTRKSTPLTNEFIEKIKTFEPGVEILQ
- the ltaE gene encoding low-specificity L-threonine aldolase; amino-acid sequence: MIDLRSDTVTRPSEAMRKAMYNAEVGDDVFKEDPTVNKLEQYAADLLGKEAALFVSSGVMGNQICLNILTKPGDEVICERDAHIFNYESGSPAALSGIQLNPIDGKYGIITVEQVELFIRPSSAYYMPRTKVIEIENTHNRAGGTICPIENIIALKELAKKYNLNYHLDGARIWNASVASGISVKDYASHFDSVSCCLSKGLGAPVGSIIAGSKDFIKEAYRIRKAWGGGMRQAGIIAAAGLYALQNNIDRLKDDHEKAKFLAERINANTNLEIDLKAVQTNILLFRPKNISVEEGIKKSKDKGLLLSIGKVDLIRAITHLDVSFDDVKKAADIIDEVFS